One Pirellulales bacterium genomic window, TTCGTCGCCGACATTGGTATTCAGTTTCTTTGATTTCAGGACGCTCTTCAGGTTGTGGAACGTTTCGACGCCGGCTCGCAGCGCATCACTGAAGGTCGCAAAACCCAGCGGCATCACCATGAATTCCTGCACATCGACGGCGTTGTCGGCGTGTGCTCCGCCGTTGATGATGTTCATCATCGGCGCGGGAAGCAGCCGGGCGCCCGGCCCTCCCAAGTATCTAAACAAAGGCAGGCCGCAGAATTCCGCGGCGGCGTGTGCGACGGCCAGCGATACGCCAAGGATGGCGTTCGCGCCGAGGTTTTTCTTATTTTCCGAGCCATCAAGTTCGATCATGCGTCGATCGACGACCGTTTGATCGAGGGCTTCGAATCCGACCAATTCGTTCGCTAAAACGTCGTTGACGCTCGCGACGGCCTTGGCCACCCCCTTTCCCATGAATTGGCTATGGTCGCCGTCGCGCAGTTCCCAGGCTTCGTGGGCTCCAGTACTCGCCCCGCTGGGAACGGCGGCGCGGCCAAATGAGCCATCGGCGAGGGTAACGTCCACTTCAACGGTCGGGTTGCCGCGGCTATCAAGAATTTGACGACCGTGAATTTCAAGGATTTCACTCATGTGAGTTCGGTGTTTGTGGTCAGGGTACAGGGTTCAAAGGTAAGGAAGTATTTTGCGAAATCGAGCGCAAATTGGCTAGGCGGTGCGGTTGCCAGTGATTCGCGGACGGTTCCGATTTTGATCCGTACCAGAGTGGAAGACAGCGGATGCTAGGCAGATTCAAAGACCTCGATGCAAGGCGAATTTCGTGAAACAATCTCGTATTGTTACCTGCGACGGCTCTGCGATAGACTTTCCGGCGCGCCGGATCATCGTACCTGCCAGAAAGAAAATCCAGGGATGAGCTATGGGTTCCCAATTGCACGTGGAAATCGAACCTCTCCAGCAACAAGGCGATACGCTGATAATCGCCGCCAAAGTCAGCGGTCATCCGCGGAGGCGCAGTCGCACGGGTAAAGTCTGGATCGAAGTGCCGGCCGCGCTGCAATCGTGGTTGGCGATCCAAGGCCAGGCCGACGATATACACGACGCTTTTACACGCATTTTTCTGCTGTCGGCAATGGAAGGCCATTGCGACTTGGTCATTCACGGCAACGTGTCCACTCGTTTGCTCGCAAATTTAGAACGCTGGCAGGCGATCGCCTCGACTTGGTGGCCCGTCTATCGACGAGTGGAATTGCTGGCCGACCGCGAGATTTCGCCGGCCGCCGATGCGGTCCAATTCGATTCGATGCGAGCCGAAACGCTGTTGGCGCTGAGCGGCGGTCTCGACTCGATCGAAACTCTCTACGGTCATCGCTTGGGCCGCCGTGGCCGCAATACGCGGAACATTACCGGTTGCCTATTCATTCATGGCTGCGATATCGATTGGCGCGATCAGCGATTTGCCGTCGCGCGCGAGCGCGTCGAGCGGCTCTGCCAGGCGGCGGACGTCCAGCTTGTCACAGCCCGCACCAATATGAAGCAGCTCTTGCCGAATTGGTCAATCAGTCACTGCGCCGCCATCACTGGGGTGATGTCCCTGTTTCAACGGCGTTTTGCCGCCGGCCTGATCGGCTGTACCTGGGCTTACGACAACTTCGAGTTTGTCACCGTCGGCAACGGCTCGACAGCCATGACCGATCCGCTCTTGTCGTCGGCAGGATTTCAGGTGATTCAGGATCTTGCGAAGACGAGAATCGAAAAAACGCTTGCGCTGCGCTTCGAGACAGAAGTTTGGAAATCGCTTCGCGTTTGCTACCAGCAGGAAGATCCCGTAAGCAACTGCGGGAAGTGCGAAAAGTGCATCCGCCAGATGCTGTGCATGTTGGCCGCCGGCGTCGACGATTTCAGCAGCTTCCGTTCGCCGTTGACGGCCGAAAAAATCGCCGCGACGGAGCCTTCCGGCGCTGCGAATGAATGCGAATGGCGCGCTTGCTATGCGGTGGCCCAGCAGCAAGGCCTGGAAAATCGGCCTGAATTTCGAGCGATGGGCCGAGTACTGGACAGATATGCGCTCAAGAAGCGCGAAGTGCCCGTGCATCTGTTGTCAGTCGCCGAGCAACGCCGCCGAAAGCGCGGCCGCTGGCTGCAGCGAATGCTGAGGATGATTTGACCACTGCGTCTGACGCTACGCGGCCGCTTTCTGCGACGGTCTTCGAGCGGTCCAACCCGTGAAAAAGCTGAGGATGGTCGGCCGCTGATCGAGCGCGGCCTCCAAATCTTCGGCAAAGCTGCAACCCAGATCACCCAACCACGCTTCGTACATGCCTCGATTTTTGTGGTAGGAATTCGGCAAGATGGTCGTCTCGCGGCGGAGAATCAACCCGCTGATGGCAAAATGCAGCCGGTCGGTAATGATTCGTCGATACTGGGCGGCCAATTGCAGATACTCTTGCGGCGTTTTGCACAATCGCACAGGATCGCGCGTCAACCAGGGGCGTTTCACCTTCAATTCGCAATCGCGGCGAATAAAAACGCCGAGGTCGTGTTGCGGCAAAATCGAATTGGCATATTCCAATCCCAGTGCCAAATCCGGCGCGAAGATGCCCGTGGGGCAGAATTTGAAGCTGCGCCGTTCGCGCAGATACACCCGATGAAAGGGCCGATCCTCTGCCGTCATAAACGACTGCGGCAGGATTGTCATCGGAATGCCGAACGACATCGCTTTTTCGCGCAGATTCCAATTCGCCTGATAAAAGCTTCCCATGTTTCCGCCGCCGCCAAACACTAATTCGTCGGCATTGGGAGGTTGTTCGAGGGAAACGACATTCCAATGAATGCCAAACTTGTCGAATAGCTGAAAGGTCGCCCACTCGATGAGTTGATCGCCTACATTGCCGACAGGGCGAACGTAGCCGATGCGCTTGCCGCGCAGTGGGTCCATGACCTTGGCGAAGTACTCCGGCGAGAGTAACCGCATGGTCGCTTACCTGGTTGTTGAGGAGGGAAACGGTCTGGAGGGAGGGCTGCGGCCGCTGCACCGATTCTGCGTGACGGACGCCACCCACTCTTCGTTTCGACCATTACGACCATGAGGATTGAACAAACCGGCAAACAATTGGCCGACATGCCGGTAAAGCTTGCCCAAACAACACATCCTGCGGAGAAAAACAAGCGAAGACGGTGATGCTCACACTCTGCGGCAACGCAAATGCCTTCCGATCTGTCCGACTGCGGTGATCGCCAGCGCAACACTGCTCCGTTCTAGCACGACTTCAATGTCGGTCGGCGAAACTCCCGGCCCCTCCAGAACGAATGCAACGCGGACGTCTATGGGGCCGTCTTCGCGTAAGCCGAGAGTGAACGTCAGATCGGTGCTGACGCTGATGCAATTGATGACCCAAAGCTGCATCGTGGAGCGATCGGATATCCAAGAAAAAAGGCCCGAACAGAACCGTCAAACCGCTTTGGCCGGGAATTCCTGGACCGCGAACCCCCAAAAGGTTTCGAGGGAAGCGACGCCTCGTTGCGGCAGCCAGGACGGCTTCGGAGCGATCTGACCGTTCGGTCTCGGGCCTTTGCACGAATCTTCCGCGTCCAAGCACCCCCAGTGATTGGACGCAAAAGCAATGGGTAGGTGAGTTTCTCGGAGGCTCGCTACTCTTCCTCGGCCACCGATAATGGCGAGGATGTCTGAACTTCTTTCCCGGCGAGCCTCAGAGAAATCCGCCTACCTGGAGGGCACGCATGCCAATTGCCCTCTGCTATCTATTCATCGCAATCGTTTCAATCTGGTATGAACCGGATTGCTTGCGAAGTCGAACAATTCGGCCGGATTCTCCCAGATTCAATCGAGTTGTGCCGATTGTGCGGCTCGTGCCGCACGAAGCAATGATGCAATTGTGCTAACTCGCTTCGCCGGCGAATTCGCCGACTGCGACAAACCGGTAGCCGATGCCGCGTATGCTCAGAAAATGTCGCGGCTGTGTTTGATCGACTTCGAAGTATTTTCGCAGATTCACGATGAAATTGTCGACGGTTCGCGTCGTCGGGCAATGAGACATTCCCCAGACATTTTCGAGAAGCTCGGCCCGCGTGACGACCGATCCCTCGTGTTCGATAAAATACTGCAGCAGTTTCATTTCGAGCGCGGTCAAACGAACACTGTGGCCATCGACCGTTACCTGATAGGTGTCGAAATTTACCACGACGCGGCCACGATCGAAGCGATATTCTTTGCCGTCGATCGATTGCTCGCCTTCGACCTCCTCCGACACCGATGGCGTGAGAGCCGAGTTACGCCGACGCCTGGTGAGTAAATTGCGCACAATGCTCAGCAATTCTTCCAAGTCGAACGGCTTTTGCACGTAGACGTCGGTGCCGGCATCGAAGCCGCGGATACGGTCTTCGGTCAACGTGCGAGCGGAGAGCATCAGAATCGGCACGTCGCTCCCCTGTTGGCGCAGCGTTTCGCAAACGGCGTAACCGCTCATGCCGGGCAACATGAGATCCAGCACGATCAAGTCGATTGACCGGGTATTGTCTTCGTAGAATTTTAGCGCGGCCGGGCCGTCGGCCACGGCGGTAACCAAATATCCTTCGGCTTCCAGATTGTACTTGATGCCGATGGCCAGGTGCTGTTCGTCTTCGACGACGAGGATGTGCTTCATGCCATTGCTGCCGGTAAATCGACTTCAAAGACGGTTCCACGCTTGCCACTGCGTCCGTGGACTTGGATTTTGCCCCCCATCCGTCGCACCAAGTTGCGAGCGATGTACAACCCCAGGCCGGTGCCGGCGGTTTTTCGTTCTAGCTCGCTTCCTAGCCTTACAAAGCGGCCAAAGATTTTTCGCCGCAAAGCGACGGGGATTCCTGGACCGTTATCGCTGATCCGCGTCAACACGCGTCCTTGGCCATTGCGATGCGTTTCGATCTCGACTTGGGGCTGATCGCCCGAATATTTTAACGCATTGTCGAGCAGATTCCGAAAAACGATCTCCAAGTCGGCTTGCGGAGCGCGAACTTCCACAGGCTCCAGCGATAATTGGACGGAATTTTCCGGCAGTCGGTAGCGCTGGCAGCCCGTGCGAGCGCAGTTGGTCAACAGTTCGGAAAGCGAGACGCTGTCTAGCTCCTTGCTCGCCGGCGATTGCTCTAGCCGGGCGGCATCGAGCAAGTGGTCGATTAGCTGATCCAGCCGTTCAAGATCTTCCAGCATGAAGCAGTGAAAATCGCTCTGTTGCTCGGCCGATACTTGATGGCGCGACATCGTTTGCAAATATAGCTTGAGTGAGGCAATCGGACTCTTTAGTTCGTGGGTGACGGAATCGATGAAATTCGACTGACGCTGGTTGAGCCGAATCGCCTTGACCGTCAGAACGAGGTAGATCACGACACCAACCAGCACCAGC contains:
- a CDS encoding polysaccharide pyruvyl transferase family protein; the protein is MRLLSPEYFAKVMDPLRGKRIGYVRPVGNVGDQLIEWATFQLFDKFGIHWNVVSLEQPPNADELVFGGGGNMGSFYQANWNLREKAMSFGIPMTILPQSFMTAEDRPFHRVYLRERRSFKFCPTGIFAPDLALGLEYANSILPQHDLGVFIRRDCELKVKRPWLTRDPVRLCKTPQEYLQLAAQYRRIITDRLHFAISGLILRRETTILPNSYHKNRGMYEAWLGDLGCSFAEDLEAALDQRPTILSFFTGWTARRPSQKAAA
- a CDS encoding response regulator transcription factor, which codes for MKHILVVEDEQHLAIGIKYNLEAEGYLVTAVADGPAALKFYEDNTRSIDLIVLDLMLPGMSGYAVCETLRQQGSDVPILMLSARTLTEDRIRGFDAGTDVYVQKPFDLEELLSIVRNLLTRRRRNSALTPSVSEEVEGEQSIDGKEYRFDRGRVVVNFDTYQVTVDGHSVRLTALEMKLLQYFIEHEGSVVTRAELLENVWGMSHCPTTRTVDNFIVNLRKYFEVDQTQPRHFLSIRGIGYRFVAVGEFAGEAS
- a CDS encoding HAMP domain-containing histidine kinase, whose amino-acid sequence is MTLGVALIVLVVTLTVGWVIVNVFAAQRTGHPGVFWTVLAIGATLLVLVLVGVVIYLVLTVKAIRLNQRQSNFIDSVTHELKSPIASLKLYLQTMSRHQVSAEQQSDFHCFMLEDLERLDQLIDHLLDAARLEQSPASKELDSVSLSELLTNCARTGCQRYRLPENSVQLSLEPVEVRAPQADLEIVFRNLLDNALKYSGDQPQVEIETHRNGQGRVLTRISDNGPGIPVALRRKIFGRFVRLGSELERKTAGTGLGLYIARNLVRRMGGKIQVHGRSGKRGTVFEVDLPAAMA